A genomic window from Enoplosus armatus isolate fEnoArm2 chromosome 20, fEnoArm2.hap1, whole genome shotgun sequence includes:
- the exoc7 gene encoding exocyst complex component 7 isoform X3 encodes MIPTEDASARKREIEEKLKQEQETLSFIRENLEKSDQLTKGMVSILSSFESRLMQLENSIIPVHKQTENLQRLQENVDKTLSCMDHVISYYHVAKDTDRIIREGPTGRLDEYLACIAKIQKAVEYFQDNNPDSPELNTVKARFEKGKELLEAEFRSLLTRYSKPVPPILILDAISVDDELEVQEDVVLEHLPEAVLQDIICIAGWLVEYGRNQDFMNVYFQIRSNQLDRSIKGLKDHFRKNSASSGILYSPAVQTKRKDTPTKKAPKRPGTIRKAQNLLKQYSQHGLDGKKGGSNLTPLEGYDHDLRVKHLSDALTEKHGAAAGKDDVLDIEIDSYIHCISAFVKLAQSEYALLAEIIPEHHQKKTFDSLIQEALDNLMLEGDNIVSAARRAIMRHDYSAVLTIFPILRHLKLNKSEFDSTLQGTAASTKNKLPTLITSMETIGAKALEEFADSIKNDPDKEYNMPKDGTVHELTSNAILFLQQLLDFHETAGAMLASQVLGDTYNIPLDPRETSSSASSYTSEFNKRLLSTYICKVLGNLQLNLLSKSKVYEDSALSAIFLHNNYNYILKSLEKSELIQLVTVTQKKAESSYRELIEQQIQMYKSSWVKVTEHLTDRNMPVFQPGTKLKDKERQVIKDKFKGFNDGLEELCKIQKGWAIPDKEQRDFIRQSQKKVVSDAYRAFLQRCANISFTKNPEKYHKYRAEEVEEMIERLFDTSA; translated from the exons ATGATTCCTACCGAGGATGCGTCCGCCAGGAAGCGGGAGATCGAGGAGAAGCTGAAGCAG GAGCAAGAGACGCTGTCATTCATCCGAGAAAACCTGGAGAAGAGTGATCAGCTGACCAAGGGCATG GTCTCCATCCTGTCTTCGTTCGAGAGTCGCCTGATGCAGCTGGAGAACTCCATCATCCCGGtccacaaacagacagagaatcTGCAGCGTCTGCAGGAGAACGTGGACAAGACTCTGTCCTGCATGGACCACGTCATCAGTTACTACCACGTGGCCAAAGACACCGACAGGATCATCAGAGAGGG GCCCACAGGCAGACTGGATGAGTATCTTGCTTGTATTGCAAAGATTCAGAAAGCTGTGGAATACTTTCAAGACAACAACCCCGACAGCCCCGAACTCAACACAGTG AAAGCGCGCTTTGAGAAGGGCAAAGAGCTGCTGGAGGCTGAGTTCCGCAGCCTCCTGACCCGCTACAGTAAACCCGTCCCCCCCATCCTCATCCTGGACGCCATCAGTGTCGATGACGAGCTGGAGGTCCAGGAGGACGTGGTGCTCGAACACCTGCCCGAAGCCGTGCTCCAAGACATCATCTGTATCGCCGGCTGGCTGGTGGAGTACGGACGCAACCAGG atttCATGAACGTCTACTTCCAGATCAGGTCCAACCAGCTGGATCGCTCCATCAAAGGCCTGAAGGATCACTTTCGCAAGAACAGCGCCTCCTCTGGGATCCTCTACTCGCCCGCCGTCCAAACCAAACGCAAGGACACGCCCACCAAAAAGGCCCCCAAGAGACCAG GGACCATTCGCAAGGCTCAGAACCTTCTGAAACAGTACTCACAGCATGGGCTGGATGGGAAAAAGGGGGGCTCTAACCTCACTCCTTTGGAAG GTTACGATCATGACTTGCGGGTCAAACACCTGTCTGACGCCCTGACCGAGAAGCACGGGGCCGCCGCAG GAAAGGATGATGTTCTGGACATCGAGATCGACTCCTACATCCACTGTATCAGTGCCTTCGTCAAGCTGGCCCAGAGCGAGTACGCCCTCCTGGCAGAAATCATCCCCGAGCACCACCAGAAGAAGACCTTTGACTCCCTCATTCAG GAGGCGCTGGACAACCTGATGCTGGAGGGAGACAACATCGTGTCGGCAGCTCGCAGAGCCATAATGCGTCATGACTACTCAGCCGTCCTCACCATCTTCCCCATCCTCAGACACCTGAAGCTGAACAAGTCTGAGTTTGACTCGACACTGCAG GGAACAGCAGCAAGCACCAAGAACAAGCTGCCTACACTCATCACCTCCATGGAAACCATTGGAGCCAAAGCTCTGGAGGAGTTTGCAGATAGCATCAAG AATGACCCTGATAAAGAGTACAACATGCCCAAAGATGGAACAGTCCACGAACTGACCAGCAAT GCCATCctgttcctgcagcagctgctggactTCCACGAGACAGCTGGAGCCATGCTGGCCTCACAAG TACTGGGGGACACTTACAATATACCTTTAGACCCCCGAG AGACGAGCTCATCAGCGAGCAGCTACACCTCCGAGTTCAACAAAAGGCTGCTCAGCACGTATATAT GTAAAGTTTTGGGGAACCTGCAGCTGAACCTGCTCAGCAAATCCAAAGTGTACGAGGATTCAGCTCTGAGTGCCATTTTCCTGcacaacaactacaactacaTCCTGAAGTCGCTGGAGAA GTCTGAGTTGATCCAGCTGGTGACTGTGACTCAGAAGAAAGCTGAGAGTTCATACAGAGAGCTGATCGAGCAGCAGATCCAGATGTACAAGAGCAG CTGGGTGAAAGTCACCGAGCACCTGACGGACAGGAACATGCCCGTCTTCCAACCCGGCACCAAG CTGAAAGATAAAGAGCGACAAGTGATTAAAGACAAATTCAAG GGTTTTAACGACGGCTTGGAGGAGTTGTGTAAGATCCAGAAGGGTTGGGCCATCCCAGACAAAGAGCAGCGAGACTTCATCCGCCAGTCTCAGAAGAAAGTGGTGTCCGATGCCTACAGGGCCTTCCTGCAGAG ATGTGCCAACATCTCCTTCACCAAGAACCCTGAGAAGTATCACAAGTATCGAgcggaggaagtggaggagatgATCGAGAGGCTGTTCGACACGTCCGCCTGA
- the exoc7 gene encoding exocyst complex component 7 isoform X2 — protein MIPTEDASARKREIEEKLKQEQETLSFIRENLEKSDQLTKGMVSILSSFESRLMQLENSIIPVHKQTENLQRLQENVDKTLSCMDHVISYYHVAKDTDRIIREGPTGRLDEYLACIAKIQKAVEYFQDNNPDSPELNTVKARFEKGKELLEAEFRSLLTRYSKPVPPILILDAISVDDELEVQEDVVLEHLPEAVLQDIICIAGWLVEYGRNQDFMNVYFQIRSNQLDRSIKGLKDHFRKNSASSGILYSPAVQTKRKDTPTKKAPKRPGTIRKAQNLLKQYSQHGLDGKKGGSNLTPLEGYDHDLRVKHLSDALTEKHGAAAGKDDVLDIEIDSYIHCISAFVKLAQSEYALLAEIIPEHHQKKTFDSLIQEALDNLMLEGDNIVSAARRAIMRHDYSAVLTIFPILRHLKLNKSEFDSTLQGTAASTKNKLPTLITSMETIGAKALEEFADSIKNDPDKEYNMPKDGTVHELTSNAILFLQQLLDFHETAGAMLASQETSSSASSYTSEFNKRLLSTYICKVLGNLQLNLLSKSKVYEDSALSAIFLHNNYNYILKSLEKSELIQLVTVTQKKAESSYRELIEQQIQMYKSSWVKVTEHLTDRNMPVFQPGTKLKDKERQVIKDKFKGFNDGLEELCKIQKGWAIPDKEQRDFIRQSQKKVVSDAYRAFLQRCANISFTKNPEKYHKYRAEEVEEMIERLFDTSA, from the exons ATGATTCCTACCGAGGATGCGTCCGCCAGGAAGCGGGAGATCGAGGAGAAGCTGAAGCAG GAGCAAGAGACGCTGTCATTCATCCGAGAAAACCTGGAGAAGAGTGATCAGCTGACCAAGGGCATG GTCTCCATCCTGTCTTCGTTCGAGAGTCGCCTGATGCAGCTGGAGAACTCCATCATCCCGGtccacaaacagacagagaatcTGCAGCGTCTGCAGGAGAACGTGGACAAGACTCTGTCCTGCATGGACCACGTCATCAGTTACTACCACGTGGCCAAAGACACCGACAGGATCATCAGAGAGGG GCCCACAGGCAGACTGGATGAGTATCTTGCTTGTATTGCAAAGATTCAGAAAGCTGTGGAATACTTTCAAGACAACAACCCCGACAGCCCCGAACTCAACACAGTG AAAGCGCGCTTTGAGAAGGGCAAAGAGCTGCTGGAGGCTGAGTTCCGCAGCCTCCTGACCCGCTACAGTAAACCCGTCCCCCCCATCCTCATCCTGGACGCCATCAGTGTCGATGACGAGCTGGAGGTCCAGGAGGACGTGGTGCTCGAACACCTGCCCGAAGCCGTGCTCCAAGACATCATCTGTATCGCCGGCTGGCTGGTGGAGTACGGACGCAACCAGG atttCATGAACGTCTACTTCCAGATCAGGTCCAACCAGCTGGATCGCTCCATCAAAGGCCTGAAGGATCACTTTCGCAAGAACAGCGCCTCCTCTGGGATCCTCTACTCGCCCGCCGTCCAAACCAAACGCAAGGACACGCCCACCAAAAAGGCCCCCAAGAGACCAG GGACCATTCGCAAGGCTCAGAACCTTCTGAAACAGTACTCACAGCATGGGCTGGATGGGAAAAAGGGGGGCTCTAACCTCACTCCTTTGGAAG GTTACGATCATGACTTGCGGGTCAAACACCTGTCTGACGCCCTGACCGAGAAGCACGGGGCCGCCGCAG GAAAGGATGATGTTCTGGACATCGAGATCGACTCCTACATCCACTGTATCAGTGCCTTCGTCAAGCTGGCCCAGAGCGAGTACGCCCTCCTGGCAGAAATCATCCCCGAGCACCACCAGAAGAAGACCTTTGACTCCCTCATTCAG GAGGCGCTGGACAACCTGATGCTGGAGGGAGACAACATCGTGTCGGCAGCTCGCAGAGCCATAATGCGTCATGACTACTCAGCCGTCCTCACCATCTTCCCCATCCTCAGACACCTGAAGCTGAACAAGTCTGAGTTTGACTCGACACTGCAG GGAACAGCAGCAAGCACCAAGAACAAGCTGCCTACACTCATCACCTCCATGGAAACCATTGGAGCCAAAGCTCTGGAGGAGTTTGCAGATAGCATCAAG AATGACCCTGATAAAGAGTACAACATGCCCAAAGATGGAACAGTCCACGAACTGACCAGCAAT GCCATCctgttcctgcagcagctgctggactTCCACGAGACAGCTGGAGCCATGCTGGCCTCACAAG AGACGAGCTCATCAGCGAGCAGCTACACCTCCGAGTTCAACAAAAGGCTGCTCAGCACGTATATAT GTAAAGTTTTGGGGAACCTGCAGCTGAACCTGCTCAGCAAATCCAAAGTGTACGAGGATTCAGCTCTGAGTGCCATTTTCCTGcacaacaactacaactacaTCCTGAAGTCGCTGGAGAA GTCTGAGTTGATCCAGCTGGTGACTGTGACTCAGAAGAAAGCTGAGAGTTCATACAGAGAGCTGATCGAGCAGCAGATCCAGATGTACAAGAGCAG CTGGGTGAAAGTCACCGAGCACCTGACGGACAGGAACATGCCCGTCTTCCAACCCGGCACCAAG CTGAAAGATAAAGAGCGACAAGTGATTAAAGACAAATTCAAG GGTTTTAACGACGGCTTGGAGGAGTTGTGTAAGATCCAGAAGGGTTGGGCCATCCCAGACAAAGAGCAGCGAGACTTCATCCGCCAGTCTCAGAAGAAAGTGGTGTCCGATGCCTACAGGGCCTTCCTGCAGAG ATGTGCCAACATCTCCTTCACCAAGAACCCTGAGAAGTATCACAAGTATCGAgcggaggaagtggaggagatgATCGAGAGGCTGTTCGACACGTCCGCCTGA
- the exoc7 gene encoding exocyst complex component 7 isoform X6, translated as MIPTEDASARKREIEEKLKQEQETLSFIRENLEKSDQLTKGMVSILSSFESRLMQLENSIIPVHKQTENLQRLQENVDKTLSCMDHVISYYHVAKDTDRIIREGPTGRLDEYLACIAKIQKAVEYFQDNNPDSPELNTVKARFEKGKELLEAEFRSLLTRYSKPVPPILILDAISVDDELEVQEDVVLEHLPEAVLQDIICIAGWLVEYGRNQDFMNVYFQIRSNQLDRSIKGLKDHFRKNSASSGILYSPAVQTKRKDTPTKKAPKRPVYIPGYDHDLRVKHLSDALTEKHGAAAGKDDVLDIEIDSYIHCISAFVKLAQSEYALLAEIIPEHHQKKTFDSLIQEALDNLMLEGDNIVSAARRAIMRHDYSAVLTIFPILRHLKLNKSEFDSTLQGTAASTKNKLPTLITSMETIGAKALEEFADSIKNDPDKEYNMPKDGTVHELTSNAILFLQQLLDFHETAGAMLASQETSSSASSYTSEFNKRLLSTYICKVLGNLQLNLLSKSKVYEDSALSAIFLHNNYNYILKSLEKSELIQLVTVTQKKAESSYRELIEQQIQMYKSSWVKVTEHLTDRNMPVFQPGTKLKDKERQVIKDKFKGFNDGLEELCKIQKGWAIPDKEQRDFIRQSQKKVVSDAYRAFLQRCANISFTKNPEKYHKYRAEEVEEMIERLFDTSA; from the exons ATGATTCCTACCGAGGATGCGTCCGCCAGGAAGCGGGAGATCGAGGAGAAGCTGAAGCAG GAGCAAGAGACGCTGTCATTCATCCGAGAAAACCTGGAGAAGAGTGATCAGCTGACCAAGGGCATG GTCTCCATCCTGTCTTCGTTCGAGAGTCGCCTGATGCAGCTGGAGAACTCCATCATCCCGGtccacaaacagacagagaatcTGCAGCGTCTGCAGGAGAACGTGGACAAGACTCTGTCCTGCATGGACCACGTCATCAGTTACTACCACGTGGCCAAAGACACCGACAGGATCATCAGAGAGGG GCCCACAGGCAGACTGGATGAGTATCTTGCTTGTATTGCAAAGATTCAGAAAGCTGTGGAATACTTTCAAGACAACAACCCCGACAGCCCCGAACTCAACACAGTG AAAGCGCGCTTTGAGAAGGGCAAAGAGCTGCTGGAGGCTGAGTTCCGCAGCCTCCTGACCCGCTACAGTAAACCCGTCCCCCCCATCCTCATCCTGGACGCCATCAGTGTCGATGACGAGCTGGAGGTCCAGGAGGACGTGGTGCTCGAACACCTGCCCGAAGCCGTGCTCCAAGACATCATCTGTATCGCCGGCTGGCTGGTGGAGTACGGACGCAACCAGG atttCATGAACGTCTACTTCCAGATCAGGTCCAACCAGCTGGATCGCTCCATCAAAGGCCTGAAGGATCACTTTCGCAAGAACAGCGCCTCCTCTGGGATCCTCTACTCGCCCGCCGTCCAAACCAAACGCAAGGACACGCCCACCAAAAAGGCCCCCAAGAGACCAG TCTACATCCCAG GTTACGATCATGACTTGCGGGTCAAACACCTGTCTGACGCCCTGACCGAGAAGCACGGGGCCGCCGCAG GAAAGGATGATGTTCTGGACATCGAGATCGACTCCTACATCCACTGTATCAGTGCCTTCGTCAAGCTGGCCCAGAGCGAGTACGCCCTCCTGGCAGAAATCATCCCCGAGCACCACCAGAAGAAGACCTTTGACTCCCTCATTCAG GAGGCGCTGGACAACCTGATGCTGGAGGGAGACAACATCGTGTCGGCAGCTCGCAGAGCCATAATGCGTCATGACTACTCAGCCGTCCTCACCATCTTCCCCATCCTCAGACACCTGAAGCTGAACAAGTCTGAGTTTGACTCGACACTGCAG GGAACAGCAGCAAGCACCAAGAACAAGCTGCCTACACTCATCACCTCCATGGAAACCATTGGAGCCAAAGCTCTGGAGGAGTTTGCAGATAGCATCAAG AATGACCCTGATAAAGAGTACAACATGCCCAAAGATGGAACAGTCCACGAACTGACCAGCAAT GCCATCctgttcctgcagcagctgctggactTCCACGAGACAGCTGGAGCCATGCTGGCCTCACAAG AGACGAGCTCATCAGCGAGCAGCTACACCTCCGAGTTCAACAAAAGGCTGCTCAGCACGTATATAT GTAAAGTTTTGGGGAACCTGCAGCTGAACCTGCTCAGCAAATCCAAAGTGTACGAGGATTCAGCTCTGAGTGCCATTTTCCTGcacaacaactacaactacaTCCTGAAGTCGCTGGAGAA GTCTGAGTTGATCCAGCTGGTGACTGTGACTCAGAAGAAAGCTGAGAGTTCATACAGAGAGCTGATCGAGCAGCAGATCCAGATGTACAAGAGCAG CTGGGTGAAAGTCACCGAGCACCTGACGGACAGGAACATGCCCGTCTTCCAACCCGGCACCAAG CTGAAAGATAAAGAGCGACAAGTGATTAAAGACAAATTCAAG GGTTTTAACGACGGCTTGGAGGAGTTGTGTAAGATCCAGAAGGGTTGGGCCATCCCAGACAAAGAGCAGCGAGACTTCATCCGCCAGTCTCAGAAGAAAGTGGTGTCCGATGCCTACAGGGCCTTCCTGCAGAG ATGTGCCAACATCTCCTTCACCAAGAACCCTGAGAAGTATCACAAGTATCGAgcggaggaagtggaggagatgATCGAGAGGCTGTTCGACACGTCCGCCTGA
- the exoc7 gene encoding exocyst complex component 7 isoform X11, with product MIPTEDASARKREIEEKLKQEQETLSFIRENLEKSDQLTKGMVSILSSFESRLMQLENSIIPVHKQTENLQRLQENVDKTLSCMDHVISYYHVAKDTDRIIREGPTGRLDEYLACIAKIQKAVEYFQDNNPDSPELNTVKARFEKGKELLEAEFRSLLTRYSKPVPPILILDAISVDDELEVQEDVVLEHLPEAVLQDIICIAGWLVEYGRNQDFMNVYFQIRSNQLDRSIKGLKDHFRKNSASSGILYSPAVQTKRKDTPTKKAPKRPGKDDVLDIEIDSYIHCISAFVKLAQSEYALLAEIIPEHHQKKTFDSLIQEALDNLMLEGDNIVSAARRAIMRHDYSAVLTIFPILRHLKLNKSEFDSTLQGTAASTKNKLPTLITSMETIGAKALEEFADSIKNDPDKEYNMPKDGTVHELTSNAILFLQQLLDFHETAGAMLASQVLGDTYNIPLDPRETSSSASSYTSEFNKRLLSTYICKVLGNLQLNLLSKSKVYEDSALSAIFLHNNYNYILKSLEKSELIQLVTVTQKKAESSYRELIEQQIQMYKSSWVKVTEHLTDRNMPVFQPGTKLKDKERQVIKDKFKGFNDGLEELCKIQKGWAIPDKEQRDFIRQSQKKVVSDAYRAFLQRCANISFTKNPEKYHKYRAEEVEEMIERLFDTSA from the exons ATGATTCCTACCGAGGATGCGTCCGCCAGGAAGCGGGAGATCGAGGAGAAGCTGAAGCAG GAGCAAGAGACGCTGTCATTCATCCGAGAAAACCTGGAGAAGAGTGATCAGCTGACCAAGGGCATG GTCTCCATCCTGTCTTCGTTCGAGAGTCGCCTGATGCAGCTGGAGAACTCCATCATCCCGGtccacaaacagacagagaatcTGCAGCGTCTGCAGGAGAACGTGGACAAGACTCTGTCCTGCATGGACCACGTCATCAGTTACTACCACGTGGCCAAAGACACCGACAGGATCATCAGAGAGGG GCCCACAGGCAGACTGGATGAGTATCTTGCTTGTATTGCAAAGATTCAGAAAGCTGTGGAATACTTTCAAGACAACAACCCCGACAGCCCCGAACTCAACACAGTG AAAGCGCGCTTTGAGAAGGGCAAAGAGCTGCTGGAGGCTGAGTTCCGCAGCCTCCTGACCCGCTACAGTAAACCCGTCCCCCCCATCCTCATCCTGGACGCCATCAGTGTCGATGACGAGCTGGAGGTCCAGGAGGACGTGGTGCTCGAACACCTGCCCGAAGCCGTGCTCCAAGACATCATCTGTATCGCCGGCTGGCTGGTGGAGTACGGACGCAACCAGG atttCATGAACGTCTACTTCCAGATCAGGTCCAACCAGCTGGATCGCTCCATCAAAGGCCTGAAGGATCACTTTCGCAAGAACAGCGCCTCCTCTGGGATCCTCTACTCGCCCGCCGTCCAAACCAAACGCAAGGACACGCCCACCAAAAAGGCCCCCAAGAGACCAG GAAAGGATGATGTTCTGGACATCGAGATCGACTCCTACATCCACTGTATCAGTGCCTTCGTCAAGCTGGCCCAGAGCGAGTACGCCCTCCTGGCAGAAATCATCCCCGAGCACCACCAGAAGAAGACCTTTGACTCCCTCATTCAG GAGGCGCTGGACAACCTGATGCTGGAGGGAGACAACATCGTGTCGGCAGCTCGCAGAGCCATAATGCGTCATGACTACTCAGCCGTCCTCACCATCTTCCCCATCCTCAGACACCTGAAGCTGAACAAGTCTGAGTTTGACTCGACACTGCAG GGAACAGCAGCAAGCACCAAGAACAAGCTGCCTACACTCATCACCTCCATGGAAACCATTGGAGCCAAAGCTCTGGAGGAGTTTGCAGATAGCATCAAG AATGACCCTGATAAAGAGTACAACATGCCCAAAGATGGAACAGTCCACGAACTGACCAGCAAT GCCATCctgttcctgcagcagctgctggactTCCACGAGACAGCTGGAGCCATGCTGGCCTCACAAG TACTGGGGGACACTTACAATATACCTTTAGACCCCCGAG AGACGAGCTCATCAGCGAGCAGCTACACCTCCGAGTTCAACAAAAGGCTGCTCAGCACGTATATAT GTAAAGTTTTGGGGAACCTGCAGCTGAACCTGCTCAGCAAATCCAAAGTGTACGAGGATTCAGCTCTGAGTGCCATTTTCCTGcacaacaactacaactacaTCCTGAAGTCGCTGGAGAA GTCTGAGTTGATCCAGCTGGTGACTGTGACTCAGAAGAAAGCTGAGAGTTCATACAGAGAGCTGATCGAGCAGCAGATCCAGATGTACAAGAGCAG CTGGGTGAAAGTCACCGAGCACCTGACGGACAGGAACATGCCCGTCTTCCAACCCGGCACCAAG CTGAAAGATAAAGAGCGACAAGTGATTAAAGACAAATTCAAG GGTTTTAACGACGGCTTGGAGGAGTTGTGTAAGATCCAGAAGGGTTGGGCCATCCCAGACAAAGAGCAGCGAGACTTCATCCGCCAGTCTCAGAAGAAAGTGGTGTCCGATGCCTACAGGGCCTTCCTGCAGAG ATGTGCCAACATCTCCTTCACCAAGAACCCTGAGAAGTATCACAAGTATCGAgcggaggaagtggaggagatgATCGAGAGGCTGTTCGACACGTCCGCCTGA
- the exoc7 gene encoding exocyst complex component 7 isoform X10 yields MIPTEDASARKREIEEKLKQEQETLSFIRENLEKSDQLTKGMVSILSSFESRLMQLENSIIPVHKQTENLQRLQENVDKTLSCMDHVISYYHVAKDTDRIIREGPTGRLDEYLACIAKIQKAVEYFQDNNPDSPELNTVKARFEKGKELLEAEFRSLLTRYSKPVPPILILDAISVDDELEVQEDVVLEHLPEAVLQDIICIAGWLVEYGRNQDFMNVYFQIRSNQLDRSIKGLKDHFRKNSASSGILYSPAVQTKRKDTPTKKAPKRPGKDDVLDIEIDSYIHCISAFVKLAQSEYALLAEIIPEHHQKKTFDSLIQEALDNLMLEGDNIVSAARRAIMRHDYSAVLTIFPILRHLKLNKSEFDSTLQGTAASTKNKLPTLITSMETIGAKALEEFADSIKNDPDKEYNMPKDGTVHELTSNAILFLQQLLDFHETAGAMLASQETSSSASSYTSEFNKRLLSTYICKVLGNLQLNLLSKSKVYEDSALSAIFLHNNYNYILKSLEKSELIQLVTVTQKKAESSYRELIEQQIQMYKSSWVKVTEHLTDRNMPVFQPGTKLKDKERQVIKDKFKGFNDGLEELCKIQKGWAIPDKEQRDFIRQSQKKVVSDAYRAFLQRCANISFTKNPEKYHKYRAEEVEEMIERLFDTSA; encoded by the exons ATGATTCCTACCGAGGATGCGTCCGCCAGGAAGCGGGAGATCGAGGAGAAGCTGAAGCAG GAGCAAGAGACGCTGTCATTCATCCGAGAAAACCTGGAGAAGAGTGATCAGCTGACCAAGGGCATG GTCTCCATCCTGTCTTCGTTCGAGAGTCGCCTGATGCAGCTGGAGAACTCCATCATCCCGGtccacaaacagacagagaatcTGCAGCGTCTGCAGGAGAACGTGGACAAGACTCTGTCCTGCATGGACCACGTCATCAGTTACTACCACGTGGCCAAAGACACCGACAGGATCATCAGAGAGGG GCCCACAGGCAGACTGGATGAGTATCTTGCTTGTATTGCAAAGATTCAGAAAGCTGTGGAATACTTTCAAGACAACAACCCCGACAGCCCCGAACTCAACACAGTG AAAGCGCGCTTTGAGAAGGGCAAAGAGCTGCTGGAGGCTGAGTTCCGCAGCCTCCTGACCCGCTACAGTAAACCCGTCCCCCCCATCCTCATCCTGGACGCCATCAGTGTCGATGACGAGCTGGAGGTCCAGGAGGACGTGGTGCTCGAACACCTGCCCGAAGCCGTGCTCCAAGACATCATCTGTATCGCCGGCTGGCTGGTGGAGTACGGACGCAACCAGG atttCATGAACGTCTACTTCCAGATCAGGTCCAACCAGCTGGATCGCTCCATCAAAGGCCTGAAGGATCACTTTCGCAAGAACAGCGCCTCCTCTGGGATCCTCTACTCGCCCGCCGTCCAAACCAAACGCAAGGACACGCCCACCAAAAAGGCCCCCAAGAGACCAG GAAAGGATGATGTTCTGGACATCGAGATCGACTCCTACATCCACTGTATCAGTGCCTTCGTCAAGCTGGCCCAGAGCGAGTACGCCCTCCTGGCAGAAATCATCCCCGAGCACCACCAGAAGAAGACCTTTGACTCCCTCATTCAG GAGGCGCTGGACAACCTGATGCTGGAGGGAGACAACATCGTGTCGGCAGCTCGCAGAGCCATAATGCGTCATGACTACTCAGCCGTCCTCACCATCTTCCCCATCCTCAGACACCTGAAGCTGAACAAGTCTGAGTTTGACTCGACACTGCAG GGAACAGCAGCAAGCACCAAGAACAAGCTGCCTACACTCATCACCTCCATGGAAACCATTGGAGCCAAAGCTCTGGAGGAGTTTGCAGATAGCATCAAG AATGACCCTGATAAAGAGTACAACATGCCCAAAGATGGAACAGTCCACGAACTGACCAGCAAT GCCATCctgttcctgcagcagctgctggactTCCACGAGACAGCTGGAGCCATGCTGGCCTCACAAG AGACGAGCTCATCAGCGAGCAGCTACACCTCCGAGTTCAACAAAAGGCTGCTCAGCACGTATATAT GTAAAGTTTTGGGGAACCTGCAGCTGAACCTGCTCAGCAAATCCAAAGTGTACGAGGATTCAGCTCTGAGTGCCATTTTCCTGcacaacaactacaactacaTCCTGAAGTCGCTGGAGAA GTCTGAGTTGATCCAGCTGGTGACTGTGACTCAGAAGAAAGCTGAGAGTTCATACAGAGAGCTGATCGAGCAGCAGATCCAGATGTACAAGAGCAG CTGGGTGAAAGTCACCGAGCACCTGACGGACAGGAACATGCCCGTCTTCCAACCCGGCACCAAG CTGAAAGATAAAGAGCGACAAGTGATTAAAGACAAATTCAAG GGTTTTAACGACGGCTTGGAGGAGTTGTGTAAGATCCAGAAGGGTTGGGCCATCCCAGACAAAGAGCAGCGAGACTTCATCCGCCAGTCTCAGAAGAAAGTGGTGTCCGATGCCTACAGGGCCTTCCTGCAGAG ATGTGCCAACATCTCCTTCACCAAGAACCCTGAGAAGTATCACAAGTATCGAgcggaggaagtggaggagatgATCGAGAGGCTGTTCGACACGTCCGCCTGA